The following coding sequences lie in one Cotesia glomerata isolate CgM1 linkage group LG5, MPM_Cglom_v2.3, whole genome shotgun sequence genomic window:
- the LOC123264806 gene encoding protein yellow-like isoform X3: MIRITNVVPLLMSMTLLGLKEFNAQNTQNLYGPDFESPISFNDDNPNALYKVAKSSSLNADILNSMRFGRLIENFNAPIENRLPNFGLNDINIPNKDIEPPFQNFPEEETPGAAMELIYAWKTIDYEFASSAAREQAILEKSFIPENNVPLGLEFWRDKVFITLPKWRTGVPATLTTVPRYTVQKSPKLRPYPSWGWHYQGSCGGMTSVFRIQVDQCDRLWVLDSGSVNLTESLKRICPPAIFIFDLKTDRLLKRYQIPEDQIKEDSLWSNIVVDIRNNDCNSAKAYLADVWRFAMIVYDLSKDTSFRIQHHFFFPNPFASKYELHGIRFQWMDGILGLALSPIDVNNDKILYFHPMSSFHEFAVSTAILTDQETAESNPESFAPVGERRAKDFGHSSGSTIDRNGVMFFNMVTRDSVWCWDTRKEYLPRNFGLVGVSNETLVFPNDIRVDNEERQSFWTISNRLPMYLYGPWNPEDVNFRVYRAYVDEAVRDTVCDPNYVVSETEISYEDTC; this comes from the exons gcTAAATCTAGTTCCTTAAATGCCGATATTTTGAATTCTATGCGATTTGGAagattaatagaaaattttaatgcacCAATAGAAAATCGGCTGCCTAATTTTGGGCTCAATGATATAAATATACCAAATAAAGATATTGAACCaccttttcaaaattttcctgAAGAAGAAACTCCCGGCGCTGCCATGGAACtg ATTTACGCCTGGAAAACTATAGACTATGAATTTGCCAGTAGTGCAGCACGCGAACAAGCAATTTTGGAGAAATCATTCATTCCAGAGAATAATGTACCTTTGGGTCTTGAATTTTGGCGAGACAAAGTCTTTATAACACTCCCAAAGTGGCGAACGGGAGTTCCAGCGACGCTCACCACTGTTCCACGGTATACTGTTCAGAAAAGTCCAAAACTGCGACCTTATCCTAGTTGGGGATGGCATTACCAAG GTTCTTGTGGTGGTATGACATCGGTTTTCCGGATCCAAGTAGATCAGTGTGATCGTCTCTGGGTTTTAGATTCAGGATCGGTAAACTTAACAGAATCACTAAAAAGAATTTGCCCACCAGCCATTTTCATCTTTGACTTAAAAACAGACAGACTGCTGAAGAGATATCAAATCCCAGAAGATCAAATAAAAGAAGACTCTTTATGGTCAAATATCGTTGTAGATATTCGAAACAATGATTGTAATTCAGCAAAAGCTTACCTAGCAGATGTCTGGCGTTTCGCGATGATAGTCTACGACTTATCAAAGGACACGTCCTTCAGAATCCAACACCATTTCTTCTTCCCAAATCCCTTCGCATCCAAGTACGAATTACACGGTATTCGTTTCCAATGGATGGACGGAATCCTGGGGCTCGCGTTGAGTCCCATTGACGTTAACAACGACAAGATTCTCTACTTTCATCCGATGTCCAGTTTCCACGAATTCGCGGTGTCTACCGCGATATTAACAGACCAGGAGACAGCGGAATCAAATCCTGAAAGCTTCGCACCAGTTGGCGAGAGAAGAGCCAAAGACTTTGGACATTCTTCAGGATCTACTATCGACAGAAACGGTGTTATGTTCTTCAACATGGTCACCAGGGACTCGGTGTGGTGTTGGGACACACGTAAAGAATACTTACCTCGGAATTTTGGATTAGTAGGAGTAAGTAACGAGACTCTTGTGTTTCCCAATGACATACGGGTCGACAATGAAGAGAGACAAAGCTTCTGGACTATCTCAAATAGGCTACCGATGTATTTGTACGGACCTTGGAATCCAGAAGACGTTAATTTTAGGGTATACCGAGCTTATGTTGATGAAGCTGTCAGAGATACTGTTTGTGATCCTAATTATGTTGTTTCAGAGACTGAAATAAGTTATGAAGATACTTGTTAG